ATCTACGACCTGCTCTCTCCACTTACCAGCCCGCCTCCTTTCACTATCTATACGTACCCCTCCGATCGTTGGCCAATTAAAAAAAGCATCCCCCTCCGCCTGCTCAAGATTTTCAATAACGTTAAAATATGGATCAATCCACAAGGGATCACTCAAAGCGACGAACTCCGAGCACAACTCGGCCTGGAACTTGACCGGGCAAACCGTTATGGCCACAGCTTCGCCCTGATCGTCTTTCACTGCTCAAACGTCGCGGCACATGGAATCACCGTATCAAAACTTGCCAAAGCACTGAACCACCGCCTACGAGAAACTGATTCTTTCGGATGGTATGGATCAAATGAAATGGCTGCCATCCTTCCCTACGCTACCCTCTCCAACGCTACGCAGATAGGCCAGAGCATCTGTGAGATAGCCGGCATTCCCGCACCAGGGAGCTTCACCGCCTACTCCTATCCTCACCAGTGGCTTGCCACAAAAATCACCCCGTCAACCGCAGTTTCCCAACCCGAAAATATACCACCAGCCACGCTCCCGGGTGACACTCAAACACAGGAACAACTTCCCCCGTCGCTACTCCGAGGAGATCAATTCAAACGCGCCTTGGACAAAGAGATCATGCGAGCCTTGCTCAACGGTCATGATCTCTCTCTCCTCATTTTCAACGCCAATAACCTCACAGGCCAAGAAAGCTCAGTATCAACCTTTGCTCACAACTTATCCAATCGGCTGCGAGAGGTTGACCAGTTCGGTTGGTATGAAGAGGGGAAGATCGGGGTACTGCTACCCAGCGCCTCTCACGATGCCGCCATCAAGCTGGGGCAGTCCATCTGCGAACTCAACCATCTCTCGGCAGAGGGAATGGTAACGGTATACACCTATCCCAGCCACTGGACTCCTGACCACCCATCCCCTTCCCCTCCAAAAAATAATCGCCCCCTAACAAAAGCCGCAGACTTTGACTGCCGTCAAGGCGATGCACTCGCTACTCCCCCATCAGAAATCGAAGATTTCATCGCCAAGCCCATCCCCACCTGGAAAAGGGCCTTGGATGTCAGTGTTTCGCTGTGCGGAATCATTCTACTCTCCCCACTTTTTCTTCTGGTGGCAATCGGCATCAGGAAGAGTTCACGAGGACCAATATTTTTTCGCCAGACACGAATCGGATACAAACGAAAACCCTTCACTCTGCTCAAGTTTCGAAGTATGCACGCCCATGCGGATGCCGAAAAACATCGCAAATTCATGAAAAGGCTCATCACCACCAATGCCGATACCCCCAACACCAAAATCGAGACTGATGAAAGAATTTTCCCTTTGGGCCTCTTCCTTCGCAAAACAAGCATTGATGAGTTACCGCAGCTCTTCAATGTGCTCAAGGGGGAGATGAGCCTGGTCGGCCCGCGCCCCTGCCTTGACTATGAGGCTGATGAGTATTTGCAGTGGCATACCCAGCGCTTTCATATCCTGCCCGGCATCACCGGACTATGGCAAGTCAGCGGTAAGAACCGCCTGTCCTTCAAACAGATGATCCGTCTTGACATTCAATATGCCAAGAAACTCTCTTTCTGGCGGGACGTCAGTATTCTCGTCAAAACCATTCCTGCCATGATATCAATCTACTTTGAAAGACACACTTAAACGTAGCACGATAGTCCACGCCAAAAGATCCAGAGACAGACGCCAACAAACTCCACACCATACTATGGGACAATCCGTGAACATGTTCGGGCTTAACATCGCCTCTGTCTCCTTTGCCGAAGCAGTTTCGGCGTTAAGTGAGGTCCTCGACAAAGAGGCCCCAGCCAAAGTGGTGGTAACACCCAATACCGACCAGATTGTCAAACTCAGCCGGGACCATGATCTTCTCCTCCAGTATCAAACCGCCGACTTCATCTTCCCTGACGGATTTCCACTCGTCGTTGCCTCGCACTTGCTGCACGGCAAAGGTGGTTGCCAAGAACGAGTCACCGGGGCAGACCTGTTCCCCGCCCTCTGCCGGGTAGTCGATAAACAACATGGCAGAATTTTTCTGCTGGGCGGGCACCCCGAAGATGAAGCATCTCTCAGCCTGGCCATGATCAATAAATATCCATCTGCGCAAATAGAAATATTCTCCCCCTCAATGAACTTTACCACTGATTCAGCCGAAGGCCGGGATGCTATCGAACGAATTAACCGGTTCAAGCCAGACCTTACTTTTGCCTGCCTGGGAATGCCCAAACAGGAACGCTGGGCTCTTCGTTATCGTTCGATGCTGGCAACAAAACTGATCTGCTGCTTTGGCGCCGCCTTCGAGTTCGACTTGGGATTGACCAAACGGGCTCCTGTCGCAATCCAAAAAATTGGCCTGGAATGGCTGTGGCGTCTCCTGGGCAACCCCCGCGCATTGAGTAGGCGCTACCTGATTGACGATCCATATTTTGCGGTGATCCTGTTGCGGGAATTACTCAAAACGGCTCGTCATCGCCGAAACGAGCCTCGAATCTGACATGCAGCCTCAACCTTTGCCCATTAAAGTTCTCCACCTCATCAATGGTGAATACTATGCTGGCGCTGAACGAGTCCAGGACCTACTCGCCATCAACCTGCCTGCCCACGGATACGAGGTGAGTTTCGCCTGCCTCAAACCGATCGCCTTCCCCGAAGCACGAAAGTGCCAAGAAGCCCCACTCTTCCGCCTGCCCATGCGCTCGGCAATCGACTTACGCGTGACCAAAGATTTAATCCGGCTGATCAAAGAACAGCGATTTGCCCTGATCCACACCCACTACAGCAGGAGCAACCTCCTGGGTGGCCTCGCCTCACTCATCACCGGAATTCCTCTTGTCCAACACATCCATGGAGTTATCGGGTTCGACTCCGGCACCATCATAAAAAAATATCTTAACGTTCTAATTGAAAG
This region of Desulfobulbaceae bacterium genomic DNA includes:
- a CDS encoding WecB/TagA/CpsF family glycosyltransferase; this encodes MGQSVNMFGLNIASVSFAEAVSALSEVLDKEAPAKVVVTPNTDQIVKLSRDHDLLLQYQTADFIFPDGFPLVVASHLLHGKGGCQERVTGADLFPALCRVVDKQHGRIFLLGGHPEDEASLSLAMINKYPSAQIEIFSPSMNFTTDSAEGRDAIERINRFKPDLTFACLGMPKQERWALRYRSMLATKLICCFGAAFEFDLGLTKRAPVAIQKIGLEWLWRLLGNPRALSRRYLIDDPYFAVILLRELLKTARHRRNEPRI